The nucleotide window TGCACGCAGAATTCGGTTGCCACTGAACTGATCGCGATGGCCGACCAGTTGGACGCAGTGGCCTATATCGATGCGCCGATCGGTACCACCTATGCGCAAGCGATCGCTGGTCGCGGCCCGATGGGTGCCATCAACTTCAACACCTCGAGCGACCGGGTGCGCATTTGCTACCCGCACGTCAAGGTGTACGACGCCGCGACGAACGCGGAACGCCTCGAGCCGCTGTCCGCCCGAGCGGCAGGGCTGCGTGCAAAGATCGACCTGGAAAAGGGCTTCTGGTGGTCGAGCTCCAACCAAGAAATTGCAGGCGTGACGGGCGTGGAGCGTCAGCTTTCGGCAATGATCGACGACCCGCAGTCCGAGGTGAATCTGCTCAACGAGCAAGGGATCACCACCATCTTCTCGAGCTATGGTTCGGGCTTCCGCCTCTGGGGGAACCGTACCGCCGCCTGGCCGACCGTCACACACATGCGCAACTTCGAGAACGTCCGGCGCACGGGTGATGTGATCAACGAATCGCTGCGGTACTTCAGCCAGCAGTACATCGATATGCCGATCAATCAGGCCCTGATTGATGCCCTGGTCGAGTCGGTGAACGGGTACGGCCGCAAGCTCATCGGCGACGGTGCGTTGCTCGGCTTCAAAGCCTGGTTCGACCCGGCCCGCAACGAAGAAACCGAGCTGGCCAACGGGCACCTGCTCATCAACTACAAATACACGGTGCCGCCGCCGCTCGAGCGCCTCACGTTTGAGACCGAGATCACCTCGGAATACCTGCTGACCCTGAAGGGAGGTAACTGATCATGGCCGGCAAGATCGAAATCAACCGCATCACGAACGCCAACATCTACGTTGACGGGAACTCGCTGCTCGGCCGCGCAGAAGAGATCAAGCTGCCCGACATTTCGGCCATCATGCAGGAACACAAGGCGCTTGGCATGGTGGGCAAGATCGAGTTGCCGGCCGGCTTCGACAAGCTCGAGGGTGAAGTGAAGTGGAACTCGCTGTACAAGGACGTGGCCAAGACGGTGGCCAACCCCTTCAAGGCTGTGTCCCTTCAGTGCCGCTCCAGCATCGAGACTTACGGCGCGCAAGGGCGCATCCAGGAGGTCAGCCTGGTGACGTTCCTGACGGTCATGTTCAAGAAGAATCCGCTGGGCACCTTCAAGCAGCACGAGAACGCGGAATTCAGTTCGGCGTTCGGTGCGACCTACATCAAGCAGGTCATCGACGGCGAGGAGGTGCTCGAGCTGGACTACATGGCCAACATCTTCCGCGTCAACGGGGAAGACATGCTGGCCGACTACCGTAGCAATACCGGCACCTGACCCGCGCCATTCGGACTGAGCAGTTTGCGAAATTGCGCAATCTGGCGCTTTTCCTCACGGCCCACTTCGGTGGGCCTTTTCATTTGGTAAAGCAGATTAACTGACTGGAATCTTGGGCCGACTGAGAATCCTTCGTGTAGTTCGTTCATTCACCACACGCAAAGGAAATCTCATGGAGATCCAACTTCAGTACCCGTTCACGACGGCAGCCGGTCAGAAATTGAGCGCCGTCACCGTCCGCCGACTCAAAGTCAAGGATCTGAAGGCCATCGGCGAGCAAAGCGGCGGGAGCGAGGTGTCGCTCGAACTGAACGGCGTCGCACGTATGTGCAATCTCGTGCCGGAGGATCTGGACGAGATGGACGCCGCCGACTACCAAGCGGTGAAGGCCCGATTTCTGGAGTTTGTGGGTATCACCGGAAAACCTGCGGTCGGGGCAAAGCCTGCTAGCGAGGTGGTTCCGGATGCAGCCGAGTGAGATTGACCAGCTGAGCGTCGATGAATTCTGTGACTGGATTACCGACGCCAGCCAGCAAATCAAGCGCGAGCACGGCGATGGCTAACCAGCCACGCGGCTGCTTTGATGAGGGCCGCGACACAGAATGCCGCAACGGCGATAACCGGCCCCAGGAAAACCAACCCAAAAAACACGGCGACGCCGAACATCA belongs to Pandoraea norimbergensis and includes:
- a CDS encoding phage tail sheath subtilisin-like domain-containing protein, with protein sequence MAANYLHGVETIEIEKGPRPVRTVKSAVIGLIGTAPVGPVNVVTLSLSEKDAAAFGSQLAGFTIPQALDAIYDHGAGTVIVINVLDPSIHKTAVAAEAIAFDLSTDRVSLAHGAVAALVIKSNDGNTTHVLDTDYSVDTLTGMLTRIKGGGIAAGASLKASYDYADPTKVTAADIIGAVNAAGVRTGIKALKDTYNLFGFFAKILISPAFCTQNSVATELIAMADQLDAVAYIDAPIGTTYAQAIAGRGPMGAINFNTSSDRVRICYPHVKVYDAATNAERLEPLSARAAGLRAKIDLEKGFWWSSSNQEIAGVTGVERQLSAMIDDPQSEVNLLNEQGITTIFSSYGSGFRLWGNRTAAWPTVTHMRNFENVRRTGDVINESLRYFSQQYIDMPINQALIDALVESVNGYGRKLIGDGALLGFKAWFDPARNEETELANGHLLINYKYTVPPPLERLTFETEITSEYLLTLKGGN
- a CDS encoding phage major tail tube protein; this translates as MAGKIEINRITNANIYVDGNSLLGRAEEIKLPDISAIMQEHKALGMVGKIELPAGFDKLEGEVKWNSLYKDVAKTVANPFKAVSLQCRSSIETYGAQGRIQEVSLVTFLTVMFKKNPLGTFKQHENAEFSSAFGATYIKQVIDGEEVLELDYMANIFRVNGEDMLADYRSNTGT
- a CDS encoding phage tail assembly protein, whose translation is MEIQLQYPFTTAAGQKLSAVTVRRLKVKDLKAIGEQSGGSEVSLELNGVARMCNLVPEDLDEMDAADYQAVKARFLEFVGITGKPAVGAKPASEVVPDAAE